A single window of Cervus canadensis isolate Bull #8, Minnesota chromosome 17, ASM1932006v1, whole genome shotgun sequence DNA harbors:
- the BCL11B gene encoding B-cell lymphoma/leukemia 11B isoform X9, producing MAPIAASSSHPHPSAITSPLRALGALPPCVPLPCCSALPVSGDGTQGEGQTEAPFGCQCQLSGKDEPSSYICTTCKQPFNSAWFLLQHAQNTHGFRIYLEPGPASSSLTPRLTIPPPLGPEAVAQSPLMNFLGDSNPFNLLRMTGPILRDHPGFGEGRLPGTPPLFSPPPRHHLDPHRLSAEEMGLVAQHPSAFDRVMRLNPMAIDSPAMDFSRRLRELAGNSSTPPPVSPGRGNPMHRLLNPFQPSPKSPFLSTPPLPPMPPGGTPPPQPPAKSKSCEFCGKTFKFQSNLIVHRRSHTGEKPYKCQLCDHACSQASKLKRHMKTHMHKAGSLAGRSDDGLSAASSPEPGTSELAGEGLKAADGDFRHHESDPSLGHEPEEEDEEEEEEEEELLLENESRPESSFSMDSELSRNRENGGGGGGVAGVPGAGGGAAAKALADEKALVLGKVMENVGLGALPPYGDLLADKQKRGAFLKRAAGGGGGGGDPGDDDDAGGCGDAGPGGAVNGRGGGFAPGTEPFPGLFPRKPAPLPSPGLNSAAKRIKVEKDLELPPAALIPSENVYSQWLVGYAASRHFMKDPFLGFTDARQSPFATSSEHSSENGSLRFSTPPGDLLDGGLSGRSGTASGGSTPHLGGPGPGRPSSKEGRRSDTCEYCGKVFKNCSNLTVHRRSHTGERPYKCELCNYACAQSSKLTRHMKTHGQIGKEVYRCDICQMPFSVYSTLEKHMKKWHGEHLLTNDVKIEQAERS from the coding sequence GTAAAGATGAGCCTTCCAGCTACATTTGCACAACATGCAAGCAGCCCTTCAACAGCGCGTGGTTCCTGCTGCAGCACGCGCAGAACACGCACGGCTTTCGCATCTACCTGGAGCCCGGGCCGGCCAGCAGCTCGCTCACGCCGCGGCTCACCATCCCGCCGCCGCTGGGGCCCGAGGCCGTGGCCCAGTCCCCACTCATGAATTTCCTGGGCGACAGCAACCCCTTCAACCTGCTGCGCATGACGGGCCCCATCCTGCGGGACCACCCGGGCTTCGGCGAGGGCCGCCTGCCGGGCACGCCGCCGCTCTTCAGCCCGCCGCCGCGCCACCACCTGGACCCGCACCGCCTCAGCGCCGAGGAGATGGGGCTTGTCGCCCAGCACCCCAGTGCCTTCGACCGAGTCATGCGCCTGAACCCCATGGCCATCGACTCGCCCGCCATGGACTTCTCGCGGCGGCTCCGCGAGCTGGCGGGCAACAGCTCCACGCCGCCACCCGTGTCCCCGGGCCGCGGCAACCCTATGCACCGGCTCCTGAACCCCTTCCAGCCCAGCCCCAAGTCCCCGTTCCTGAGCACGCCGCCGCTGCCGCCCATGCCCCCCGGCGGCACGCCGCCGCCACAGCCGCCGGCCAAGAGCAAGTCGTGTGAGTTCTGCGGCAAGACCTTCAAGTTCCAGAGCAATCTCATCGTGCACCGGCGCAGccacacgggcgagaagccctacAAGTGCCAGTTGTGCGACCACGCGTGCTCGCAGGCGAGCAAGCTCAAGCGCCACATGAAGACGCACATGCACAAGGCCGGCTCGCTGGCCGGCCGCTCCGACGACGGGCTCTCGGCCGCCAGCTCCCCGGAGCCCGGCACCAGCGAGCTGGCCGGCGAGGGCCTCAAGGCGGCCGACGGCGACTTCCGCCACCACGAGAGCGACCCGTCGCTGGGCCATGAGCCCGAGGAGGAGgacgaagaggaggaggaggaggaggaggagctgctgCTGGAGAACGAGAGCCGGCCCGAGTCGAGCTTCAGCATGGACTCAGAGCTGAGCCGCAACCGGGAgaacggcggcggcggcggcggggtgGCTGGCGTGccgggcgcgggcggcggcgccGCGGCCAAGGCGCTGGCCGACGAGAAGGCGCTGGTGCTGGGCAAGGTCATGGAGAACGTGGGCCTGGGTGCGCTGCCGCCCTACGGCGACCTGCTGGCCGACAAGCAGAAGCGCGGCGCCTTCCTGAAGCGCGcggccggcggcggcgggggcggcggggacCCGGGCGACGACGACGACGCCGGGGGCTGCGGCGACGCGGGCCCCGGGGGCGCGGTCAACGGGCGCGGCGGCGGCTTCGCGCCGGGCACCGAGCCCTTCCCGGGCCTCTTCCCGCGCAAGCCGGCGCCGCTGCCCAGCCCCGGCCTCAACAGCGCGGCCAAGCGCATCAAGGTGGAGAAGGACCTAGAGCTGCCGCCTGCCGCGCTCATCCCGTCGGAGAACGTGTACTCGCAGTGGCTGGTGGGCTACGCGGCGTCGCGGCACTTCATGAAGGACCCCTTCCTGGGCTTCACGGACGCGCGCCAGTCGCCCTTCGCCACGTCGTCCGAGCACTCGTCCGAGAACGGCAGCCTGCGCTTCTCCACGCCGCCCGGGGACCTGCTGGACGGCGGGCTGTCGGGCCGCAGCGGCACGGCCAGCGGGGGCAGCACGCCGCACCTGGGCGGCCCGGGCCCCGGGCGGCCGAGCTCCAAGGAGGGCCGGCGCAGCGACACGTGCGAGTACTGCGGCAAGGTGTTCAAGAACTGCAGCAACCTGACGGTGCACCGACGGAGCCACACCGGCGAGCGGCCTTACAAGTGCGAGCTGTGCAACTACGCCTGTGCGCAGAGCAGCAAGCTCACGCGCCACATGAAGACGCACGGGCAGATCGGCAAGGAGGTGTACCGCTGCGACATCTGCCAAATGCCCTTCAGCGTCTATAGCACCCTggagaaacacatgaaaaagtggCACGGCGAGCACTTGCTGACTAACGACGTCAAAATCGAGCAGGCGGAGAGGAGCTAA